ACTCGTCAGCCTCAGCTGATCGCCGCCCGTTAAAAATATCCCGCTGGAATGACAGATCGCACGCGATACCTCTTCCGATGATGCCTCCTCTCTCGTATCGGCGAACAGCACGCGCACCTCGCCCGCACCGAGTTTTTCGAAGATCGCGCGATACTCCTCGCCCACCTCTTTCGGAAGCTCCGTCGCCGTCGTCAATATCACGATACGCGCATCCTCTCCGCCCGCAAGCTCCACGAACGCACGCAAGATAGGGCACTCGCCCTCTTTTTCCTCATTTCCGCCGATCACCAACAGACTGCCCGACTCTCGACTGCTCATGATTCTTCCTCCGTTCCTTGATTGATCGCTACGATGTTATCGTGTCCATTCTCCTTTTGGTTTTATACATTTTTCAAAAAAACTGTTGACGGACGCGCAACTTCATAGTATTCTGTTACCATACTGAATAAGAAAATGCGATGACTGAGAAATAGTAAGCCAAAGGGCGCAGTACAGAGAAACGGCGGGTGGTGCAAGCCGTAGTGAAGAGTTTGGTCGAATGGGCTCAGGAGTGGATGCTGAACCGTATATCGGTAGGTGATCTCGGCTGTCTGCCGTTATCAGACTAGGTTATCGACGCAAATGCGTCCGTAGCTGAATTGAGCGGATCGTTTTTACGATCACATGAGGTGGTACCGCGGTTATGATCGTCCTCTGTTTGCAGATGCAAACAGGGGATTTTTTTATCAGTAAAATAAACAGTACATCAGGGGGATTTTAATCATGCTTATGAACAACAATGGATTTTTTGGTGAATTCGGTGGTCGCTTCGTTCCCGAGATGCTCGAAGCACCGCTCAAAGAACTCGAAACTTGCTTCTATCAATATATCAACGACGAAGAGTTCCACAAAGAGCTTCGTTACTACTTCAAACAGTACGTCGGCCGTCAGACGCCGCTCTACTTCGCACCGCGCCTTACCGAAGCATGCGGCGGCGCACAGATCTATTTGAAACGCGAAGACCTCA
This genomic window from Selenomonadales bacterium contains:
- a CDS encoding cyanophycinase; the encoded protein is MSSRESGSLLVIGGNEEKEGECPILRAFVELAGGEDARIVILTTATELPKEVGEEYRAIFEKLGAGEVRVLFADTREEASSEEVSRAICHSSGIFLTGGDQLRLTSILGGSEADRSILRAFHGGTIVAGTSAGASAMASTMIVSGDSADTATRSTVSMAQG